AATGGTCGTGACAAATGGCTCTTTGGTAACAGAATTCATTCTTTTGGGGTTAACAGATAACCCTGACCTCCAAATACCCCTCTTTTTAGTTTTCCTAGTAATGTATATGATAACTGCCTTTGGGAATTTGACCTTGATCCTCCTAACTGTGCTGAACTCTCACCTTCATACCCCTATGTACTTTTTCCTCTTTAACTTGTCCTTCATAGACCTCTGCTATTCTTCTGTTGTTACACCCAAATTGCTGATGAACTTTGTACTAAAGAAGAATATTATTGGTTTTGCGGGATGTATGACTCAACTCtacttcttctgtttttttgttatCTCTGAATGTTATGTCCTGACAGCAATGGCCTATGATCGCTATGTGGCTATCTGCAATCCACTCATGTATAATGTTACCATGTCCCCTAAAGTCTGTTCCTATCTTATGCTTGGTTCATATTTGATGGGATTTTCTGATGCCATGA
This portion of the Mus musculus strain C57BL/6J chromosome 9, GRCm38.p6 C57BL/6J genome encodes:
- the Olfr910 gene encoding olfactory receptor 910, yielding MVVTNGSLVTEFILLGLTDNPDLQIPLFLVFLVMYMITAFGNLTLILLTVLNSHLHTPMYFFLFNLSFIDLCYSSVVTPKLLMNFVLKKNIIGFAGCMTQLYFFCFFVISECYVLTAMAYDRYVAICNPLMYNVTMSPKVCSYLMLGSYLMGFSDAMIHTGCILRLTFCDGNTINHYFCDLLPLMQLSCTSTYINEVEIFIVGGKDITVPSIVIIISYGFILSNILQIKSTGGRSKAFNTCSSHIIAVSLFFGSCAFMYLKPPSAGSLNEGKVSSVFYTIVVPMMNPLIYSLRNKDVKLALRKTLSRRKF